A genome region from Paenibacillus pabuli includes the following:
- a CDS encoding transglutaminase TgpA family protein produces MSTNSREQLMGKRSWYHAASLLWIFLIGMQWISFTQESWYTETTSLVLWTLAAVSVLEIILPFKPIYRTVIKAIVLIYILHKTLIDYSVYIPYGTLTDRTEQFLLHLTPYIWFSLCAWVMLEAALRLVTTTRRILVFLGVNIVSMGILDSFTQIQLWIEVAWVMFAGMGWLVCQHFRNFQLNYPQGWKRLLRYPYKILANIAIIFSLIIVASVNMPEVPPTLTDPYTAWRNYTGSPASQTGNGTLDIPNSTESGYSREDNQLGGGFNFDYTPVMSVTTNERSYWRGETREEYTGTGWDDRRRVSTEDVELGQTLENEDAGSVNTKQVTQNVTMLNDNVYPILFGAYSITEVSSVNGENESGRMLWNANQAELHIVTDRQQPQFPKTYTVISEAPVIVEDELRTKTFDELYGSNPADDMYLQMPSRFPDRVTELAAEITATANTPYEKVALLQNYLQQNFNYTNNPDLSRKVSSDFVEGFLFDIREGYCDYFSTALVMMARSEGIPARWVKGYAPGQMSLNSDMQAPRQPGSEIETTYTVTNADAHSWAEVYFGEYGWIPVEATPGFDMPLLTEQPDAQPVDEPEEQPEEEQVVEEEQVPAPEQAASGIPAFVIWAAVAVLALWVAYMFWRNRFSLRFWVLRLRTGGPLTPEQKVVAETERWIRYVKRKGLTRSGDETLRESVNRWSQAKPAAAATLQELLAMFERTRYSPASVTSDDWKAVYETALKLRKELKAERA; encoded by the coding sequence ATGAGTACGAATAGTAGAGAACAGTTGATGGGGAAAAGATCCTGGTACCACGCAGCGTCGCTGCTCTGGATTTTCCTGATCGGCATGCAGTGGATCTCGTTTACACAGGAATCCTGGTACACCGAGACGACTTCATTGGTATTATGGACGCTGGCTGCAGTCAGTGTACTGGAGATTATTTTACCATTCAAACCGATATACCGAACCGTAATCAAGGCTATCGTTCTCATTTATATTTTGCATAAAACGCTTATTGATTACTCGGTCTACATTCCTTACGGTACATTGACCGATCGCACGGAGCAATTTCTGCTGCATTTGACCCCGTACATCTGGTTCTCCCTGTGTGCATGGGTCATGCTCGAAGCTGCTCTTCGTCTGGTGACTACAACACGCCGTATCCTTGTCTTTCTGGGTGTGAACATCGTATCGATGGGTATTCTGGATTCGTTCACCCAGATTCAGCTCTGGATCGAAGTGGCCTGGGTCATGTTTGCCGGGATGGGGTGGCTGGTTTGCCAGCACTTCCGCAATTTCCAACTGAACTATCCACAAGGCTGGAAGCGCCTGCTGCGTTATCCGTACAAAATCCTGGCGAACATAGCGATCATATTTTCACTGATTATTGTAGCGAGTGTAAACATGCCGGAAGTACCGCCTACGTTGACTGATCCTTATACGGCATGGCGTAACTATACCGGAAGCCCCGCCAGTCAGACAGGTAACGGGACACTGGACATTCCAAATTCCACTGAGTCCGGATACAGCCGTGAAGATAACCAGTTGGGCGGTGGATTTAATTTTGATTACACGCCTGTCATGTCGGTAACAACCAATGAGCGAAGTTACTGGCGCGGTGAAACCAGGGAAGAGTACACCGGTACAGGGTGGGATGACCGCAGACGGGTGTCCACAGAAGATGTAGAGCTTGGACAAACGCTGGAGAATGAGGATGCGGGCAGCGTGAACACCAAGCAAGTTACTCAAAACGTAACGATGCTGAACGATAATGTGTATCCAATCCTCTTCGGTGCGTATTCCATAACCGAAGTGAGCTCGGTCAATGGCGAGAACGAATCAGGCCGGATGCTGTGGAATGCGAATCAGGCAGAACTGCACATCGTAACAGATCGGCAGCAGCCGCAATTTCCCAAAACGTATACGGTAATATCCGAAGCACCAGTCATCGTGGAAGATGAGCTCCGAACCAAGACCTTTGATGAGCTATATGGAAGCAATCCCGCAGATGACATGTACCTGCAAATGCCTTCCCGGTTCCCGGATAGAGTGACGGAGCTCGCAGCCGAAATAACGGCTACGGCAAATACGCCGTATGAAAAAGTGGCATTACTGCAAAACTACTTACAACAAAACTTTAACTACACCAACAATCCCGATTTATCCCGAAAAGTAAGCAGTGATTTTGTTGAAGGATTTTTGTTTGACATCCGCGAGGGCTACTGTGACTATTTCTCTACGGCGCTCGTCATGATGGCACGTTCGGAAGGTATACCTGCCCGCTGGGTAAAAGGTTATGCTCCTGGGCAAATGTCTCTGAACTCTGACATGCAGGCACCGCGCCAGCCCGGTTCGGAAATTGAGACGACGTATACCGTGACCAATGCAGATGCCCACTCCTGGGCTGAGGTTTACTTTGGCGAATACGGCTGGATTCCGGTTGAAGCGACACCTGGCTTCGATATGCCACTGTTGACGGAACAGCCTGATGCACAGCCAGTAGACGAGCCTGAAGAACAACCGGAGGAAGAACAGGTTGTGGAAGAAGAGCAAGTACCTGCACCTGAACAAGCAGCATCCGGCATTCCCGCGTTTGTGATCTGGGCAGCGGTGGCTGTACTTGCACTATGGGTTGCATATATGTTCTGGCGGAATCGCTTCTCACTACGTTTCTGGGTTCTGCGTCTGCGCACCGGCGGACCTCTTACGCCTGAGCAGAAGGTTGTTGCAGAGACGGAACGCTGGATTCGCTATGTGAAACGAAAAGGATTGACCCGAAGCGGAGACGAGACCCTGCGTGAGTCTGTCAACCGATGGAGTCAGGCCAAGCCGGCTGCAGCTGCAACGCTGCAGGAACTGCTGGCGATGTTTGAACGGACGCGTTACAGCCCGGCTTCCGTTACTTCGGATGATTGGAAGGCTGTCTATGAGACGGCCTTGAAGCTGCGCAAGGAACTCAAAGCGGAACGGGCATAG
- a CDS encoding CvfB family protein, whose product MSLIAGTVVSLPVDREVSPFGYFLTTGSEDVLLHYTELTRDVKIGETLEVFLFFDTEDRLAATMKKPYLTLGEMARLVVADVHPRLGCFLEMGLGRQLLLPIRELPELEELRPHVGDEVFVIMEHDKQGRLRAKLAGERELAPLSFHAPTSWLNEWVEATVYKPLQMGTFVLVEGGVLGFGAIGMIHSSERNRMLRLGEKVKCRVTLVREDGRVNLAMSPRKEVGRNEDADKLLAFMKDRPMGGMPYSDATPPDIIKQRFGISKSAFKRALGKLMKDGLVTQKENWTYLTESAPEDSSESK is encoded by the coding sequence ATGAGTTTGATTGCAGGAACGGTCGTCTCCTTGCCGGTTGATCGTGAAGTATCTCCCTTTGGCTACTTTTTGACGACAGGATCGGAAGATGTACTGCTTCACTATACGGAGCTTACGCGGGATGTAAAAATCGGGGAAACGCTTGAGGTCTTTTTGTTCTTTGATACAGAGGACCGTTTGGCAGCGACAATGAAAAAACCATATCTCACTCTCGGTGAAATGGCGCGATTGGTTGTGGCAGATGTACATCCACGCCTCGGCTGTTTCCTCGAAATGGGACTTGGACGGCAATTGCTGCTCCCCATCCGTGAATTGCCCGAATTGGAAGAACTGCGTCCACATGTGGGCGATGAAGTTTTTGTTATCATGGAACATGACAAGCAAGGACGTCTTCGCGCCAAATTGGCTGGCGAACGCGAGCTTGCGCCACTGTCGTTCCACGCTCCAACCTCTTGGTTGAATGAATGGGTGGAAGCAACCGTGTACAAGCCTTTGCAAATGGGTACATTTGTGCTCGTAGAGGGCGGAGTACTTGGCTTCGGTGCCATCGGCATGATCCATTCGTCCGAACGCAACAGAATGCTGCGACTTGGCGAGAAGGTGAAGTGCCGGGTAACGTTGGTTCGTGAAGACGGACGTGTTAATCTGGCCATGTCACCTCGCAAAGAGGTAGGCCGTAATGAAGATGCGGACAAACTCCTGGCGTTCATGAAAGATCGTCCTATGGGCGGTATGCCTTATTCGGATGCAACTCCACCGGATATCATCAAGCAGCGCTTCGGAATTAGCAAATCTGCTTTCAAGCGTGCTTTGGGCAAGCTGATGAAAGACGGACTGGTGACGCAGAAGGAAAACTGGACGTACTTGACGGAGTCAGCTCCTGAAGATTCGAGTGAAAGCAAGTAA
- the yqeH gene encoding ribosome biogenesis GTPase YqeH, which yields MTETHNGNLAVRCSGCGVHLQTETPEKPGFIPEKALDREPVICQRCFRIKNYNESSSVTVDQDEFLALLSKIGDKDALVIHIVDLFDFDGSIISGLQRFVGNNPVLLAVNKTDLLPKVTNWNKVRNWVQKQAKEQGLRTVDVVLCSAKQNQGFDRLLELVGTYREDRDVYVVGGTNVGKSTLINRLIRDYSDLEQELTTSRYPGTTLDMVNIPLDDGKYIIDTPGIVYPWRFSEIVSRKDLAAIMPDKPLKPAVYQLNAGQTLFFGAMARFDFIEGDRQSFTCYTSNAIDIHRTKLERADDLYRDHAGELLSPPSREDAADMPEWTRHEFRIKRGSQSDVFISGLGWIKVNGENGALVAVHAPKGIRVLVRPSLI from the coding sequence ATGACAGAAACGCATAACGGCAATCTTGCCGTAAGATGCAGTGGATGCGGAGTGCATCTGCAAACGGAAACTCCGGAGAAACCGGGATTTATCCCGGAGAAAGCGCTGGATCGTGAACCGGTCATATGTCAGCGGTGTTTCCGGATCAAAAACTACAATGAGTCATCATCCGTCACGGTGGATCAAGACGAATTCCTGGCTCTTCTCAGCAAAATCGGGGATAAGGATGCACTTGTCATCCATATCGTTGATCTGTTTGACTTTGACGGCAGCATTATTTCCGGTCTGCAGCGTTTTGTAGGGAACAATCCGGTACTGCTGGCTGTCAACAAAACGGACCTGCTTCCCAAAGTAACCAACTGGAATAAGGTTCGTAACTGGGTGCAGAAGCAGGCTAAGGAGCAAGGTTTGCGTACGGTGGACGTTGTGCTCTGCAGTGCCAAGCAAAACCAGGGATTCGATCGTCTGTTGGAGCTTGTTGGTACGTATCGCGAGGATCGTGACGTTTACGTGGTTGGCGGTACCAATGTGGGCAAATCCACATTAATTAACCGTCTCATCCGTGACTACAGCGATTTGGAACAGGAATTGACAACGTCCCGTTATCCGGGAACGACGCTGGATATGGTCAACATTCCTTTGGATGATGGAAAATATATTATCGATACGCCGGGAATCGTTTATCCATGGCGTTTCAGTGAGATCGTATCACGCAAGGATCTGGCGGCCATTATGCCGGACAAGCCGCTCAAACCGGCCGTTTATCAATTGAATGCCGGTCAGACGCTGTTCTTTGGTGCAATGGCTCGTTTTGATTTCATTGAAGGTGATCGCCAGTCCTTTACTTGTTATACAAGCAATGCAATTGATATTCACCGGACAAAACTGGAGCGTGCCGACGATCTGTATCGTGACCATGCCGGAGAACTGCTGTCCCCGCCAAGCCGTGAGGATGCAGCTGATATGCCTGAATGGACACGGCATGAGTTCCGTATCAAACGCGGCAGCCAGTCCGATGTGTTCATATCCGGTCTGGGCTGGATCAAGGTCAATGGTGAGAATGGGGCGCTTGTCGCTGTACACGCACCAAAAGGCATTCGAGTACTGGTTCGTCCATCTTTGATCTAG
- the yhbY gene encoding ribosome assembly RNA-binding protein YhbY, producing the protein MLNGKQKRFLRSQAHHLTPVFQIGKGGTNDHLFRHIEEAIEKRELMKVQVLNNCLDDKNEIAEEVARETGSELVQIIGSTIILYKESRDNKQIELP; encoded by the coding sequence ATGTTAAACGGTAAACAAAAGCGCTTTTTGCGCTCACAAGCACATCATCTGACCCCTGTATTTCAGATCGGCAAAGGGGGCACCAATGATCATCTGTTCCGTCATATCGAAGAGGCAATTGAGAAACGCGAATTGATGAAAGTGCAAGTGTTAAACAACTGTCTGGATGACAAAAACGAAATCGCTGAAGAAGTGGCCCGGGAAACCGGTAGCGAACTGGTGCAGATCATCGGAAGCACTATCATCCTGTATAAGGAATCACGCGACAACAAACAAATCGAACTTCCTTAG
- the aroE gene encoding shikimate dehydrogenase, whose protein sequence is MSEQKNTHTSLPVLLGVFGDPIGHSKSPAMHNAALATAGVNGLYMPLHVRPEQLEAAVKGIVALGYRGVNVTIPHKEEVMKYLDVIDESARLIGAVNTIVNDNGKLTGYNTDGIGYVRSLKEEAVPELTGKKIAVLGAGGAARGVIYALAMEKPERISILNRTAERAEGLASDLRGHGLANITGSGMEEASAVLASADIVINTTAAGMHPHVDDVPVNPELIREGAAVSDLIYNPLETRLLREARLRGCVVHGGLGMFVFQGAVAFEHWLGIPAPVETMRHAVLDSFNK, encoded by the coding sequence ATGTCAGAACAAAAGAATACCCATACTTCACTTCCTGTTTTGCTTGGAGTCTTTGGTGATCCGATTGGACATTCCAAGTCGCCTGCCATGCATAATGCGGCTCTTGCGACAGCGGGTGTGAACGGATTGTACATGCCGCTTCATGTTCGTCCAGAGCAGCTGGAAGCAGCTGTTAAAGGCATTGTTGCCCTGGGATATCGGGGTGTTAATGTAACGATACCGCACAAAGAAGAGGTAATGAAATACCTCGATGTCATTGATGAAAGTGCGCGGCTGATTGGTGCGGTGAACACGATCGTTAATGATAACGGTAAACTGACAGGGTACAATACCGATGGTATTGGTTATGTTCGTTCGTTGAAGGAAGAAGCAGTACCGGAACTCACGGGCAAGAAGATCGCCGTTCTTGGGGCAGGAGGTGCTGCAAGAGGCGTCATCTATGCTCTGGCAATGGAGAAGCCGGAACGGATTAGCATCCTGAACCGTACTGCGGAGAGAGCCGAGGGCCTTGCCTCCGATTTGAGAGGACATGGATTGGCTAACATCACAGGCAGCGGCATGGAAGAAGCTTCAGCTGTACTGGCCTCGGCCGATATCGTTATTAACACTACGGCGGCAGGCATGCATCCACATGTCGATGATGTTCCTGTGAATCCGGAGCTGATTCGCGAAGGTGCGGCCGTGAGTGATTTAATCTATAATCCGCTGGAGACGCGCTTGCTTCGAGAAGCACGTCTGCGGGGATGCGTCGTGCACGGCGGCCTTGGCATGTTTGTGTTTCAGGGCGCGGTCGCTTTTGAGCACTGGCTCGGCATTCCTGCCCCAGTAGAGACCATGAGACACGCTGTATTGGATAGTTTTAATAAGTGA
- a CDS encoding DUF58 domain-containing protein, whose amino-acid sequence MKPLLSNVRRGMRHPRVWSIAAVWICCLTYVLFQGGKTSIMLLSMVTLLCLYLAIAGFSGVRRARGVRMLSSGQDHEELLHAGDQVQVKLQLTIPGFLPLPYVVVREMLHRHNGESWSFRESLIPNMRGNGELSFQTPPLERGKYAFSETECASEDIFGLIEHRGTFKAKGEFRVLPRTVFIPYWQLYDRKSRLSGPQTAQTRSRRETTQINGVRDYVYGDRLSRIHWNATAKTGTWKSKEFEHESVPKTILVLDALAGSYEQGEAFELAVSTAASLLEYGTRERMGMGLMTLSDQTTLLPPSESLLERQKMMHHLVDVQHNGQDKRLLPGIEKLARQLPQGAYFVVISPQKDEKVLELLRWADTRGMTPCHIIIDTKESRQTAEWSAMLRGRGTRSFVVSHLQELPTVMGGGSV is encoded by the coding sequence ATGAAGCCGCTTTTGAGTAATGTCAGAAGAGGAATGCGCCACCCTCGCGTATGGAGTATCGCGGCGGTGTGGATTTGTTGCTTGACCTATGTATTGTTCCAGGGCGGGAAGACATCCATCATGCTGCTCTCGATGGTGACCCTCCTTTGTCTGTATCTCGCCATTGCCGGATTCAGCGGAGTAAGACGTGCGCGCGGTGTACGAATGCTGTCATCAGGCCAGGACCATGAAGAATTGCTGCATGCCGGTGACCAGGTTCAGGTGAAGCTTCAACTGACCATTCCCGGATTTTTGCCGCTGCCTTACGTGGTCGTCCGTGAAATGTTGCATCGTCATAACGGGGAATCCTGGTCCTTTAGGGAGAGCCTGATTCCTAACATGCGGGGAAATGGGGAGCTGTCTTTTCAGACCCCGCCCCTGGAGCGCGGCAAATATGCGTTTTCCGAAACGGAATGTGCAAGCGAGGATATCTTTGGACTGATTGAGCACCGCGGTACATTCAAGGCCAAAGGCGAGTTCAGGGTGCTGCCCCGCACCGTATTCATACCGTACTGGCAGCTGTACGATCGTAAATCACGACTGTCGGGTCCACAAACCGCTCAGACGCGTTCCCGCAGGGAAACGACTCAAATCAACGGTGTTCGTGATTATGTGTATGGCGACAGGCTGTCCCGCATTCACTGGAACGCTACAGCCAAGACAGGAACATGGAAATCCAAGGAGTTCGAACATGAGTCGGTACCCAAAACCATTCTTGTACTTGATGCTCTGGCGGGCAGTTATGAGCAGGGAGAAGCGTTTGAGCTGGCTGTTTCCACTGCGGCTTCGCTTTTGGAGTATGGTACGAGAGAACGGATGGGCATGGGGCTGATGACGCTATCTGACCAAACGACGCTGCTTCCCCCAAGCGAAAGCCTGCTTGAACGGCAGAAGATGATGCATCACCTGGTGGATGTTCAGCACAATGGTCAGGATAAAAGGCTGCTGCCCGGCATTGAGAAGCTTGCTCGTCAGCTGCCGCAGGGCGCTTATTTTGTTGTGATATCTCCCCAAAAGGATGAAAAAGTACTGGAATTGCTGCGGTGGGCTGATACTCGTGGGATGACTCCTTGCCATATTATCATTGACACCAAGGAGTCACGTCAGACTGCCGAATGGTCCGCAATGCTGCGAGGAAGAGGCACGAGATCCTTTGTTGTTTCCCATCTGCAGGAACTTCCAACGGTTATGGGGGGAGGTTCTGTATGA
- the yqeK gene encoding bis(5'-nucleosyl)-tetraphosphatase (symmetrical) YqeK has translation MGLSREELIKAVSGQMPEKRWKHTLGVMEKSVQLAEKYGADPVKADLAAILHDVAKYWPVSEMEAVIRENGLNEELLQHDKQLWHSEVGAFVAQRDYGVDDPEIINAIRWHTSGRVGMSLLDKVVCLADYIEPGRDFPGVDHIREQAERSLEEGLIAGFDSTISLLISQRRVIYPLTMLSRNDLIAHL, from the coding sequence ATGGGACTAAGCCGTGAAGAATTAATTAAGGCTGTTTCAGGTCAGATGCCGGAGAAGCGTTGGAAGCATACCCTTGGCGTAATGGAAAAGTCCGTTCAGTTGGCTGAAAAGTATGGTGCGGATCCCGTCAAAGCTGATCTGGCAGCCATTCTGCATGACGTCGCCAAGTACTGGCCTGTCTCAGAGATGGAAGCAGTCATCCGTGAAAACGGATTGAACGAAGAGCTCCTACAGCATGACAAGCAGCTCTGGCACTCGGAAGTAGGTGCTTTCGTGGCACAGCGCGATTATGGTGTGGATGATCCGGAAATTATTAACGCGATCCGCTGGCATACTTCAGGGCGTGTAGGGATGAGTCTGCTCGATAAGGTCGTATGTCTTGCTGACTATATCGAACCGGGGAGAGATTTCCCGGGCGTAGATCACATTCGTGAGCAGGCAGAGCGCAGTTTGGAAGAGGGGCTGATTGCCGGCTTTGATTCCACGATCAGCTTGCTGATCTCGCAGCGCCGCGTCATTTATCCGCTGACGATGTTATCGCGGAATGATCTGATTGCACACTTATAA
- the rsfS gene encoding ribosome silencing factor, with protein sequence MTVSSKELMNMAVTAADDKKASNIVALDLMGISLVADYFVICHGNSDTQVQSIATEIRKQAHAAGVDIKGIEGMDSARWVLMDMGDVVVHIFHRDEREYYNIERLWSDAKVVETV encoded by the coding sequence ATGACAGTATCATCGAAAGAACTTATGAATATGGCGGTAACTGCCGCTGACGATAAAAAGGCATCTAATATTGTAGCACTGGATCTGATGGGCATCTCTTTGGTTGCAGACTATTTTGTCATCTGCCACGGGAATTCCGATACACAGGTACAGTCCATTGCAACGGAAATTCGCAAACAGGCGCATGCAGCTGGCGTTGACATCAAAGGGATCGAGGGCATGGATTCCGCACGTTGGGTGCTGATGGATATGGGCGACGTGGTTGTGCATATTTTCCATCGTGATGAGCGCGAATATTACAACATTGAACGGCTGTGGTCTGACGCCAAAGTGGTGGAAACGGTATGA
- a CDS encoding class I SAM-dependent DNA methyltransferase, translated as MSYRKFAYVYDELMEDMPYPDWIRFARTAWEQHGMPKSVAELGCGTGSITIPLVNSGFEVTGIDLSADMLSVARSKMEGTPQGHRLYREGSVRWVQQDMRDWRVPEPVDSVISFCDCINYLLEKEDVIRTFQRTYEMLKPEGTFLFDVHHPDTLIRYEEEQPFVLDERSVSYIWTCDMDRERCEIEHHLSIFSRVDNGSKDMYQRFEEVHVQRAYDPDWMKLELTKAGFRDVRVYSDFEWKEAGEGAQRLFYVAVK; from the coding sequence ATGTCTTACCGTAAATTTGCTTATGTGTACGATGAATTAATGGAAGATATGCCTTATCCGGACTGGATAAGGTTTGCAAGAACAGCCTGGGAGCAGCATGGCATGCCAAAGAGCGTAGCCGAACTTGGATGCGGAACAGGATCTATTACGATCCCGCTGGTTAACTCGGGTTTTGAAGTAACGGGCATTGACCTGTCTGCCGATATGTTATCCGTGGCGCGAAGCAAGATGGAGGGAACCCCTCAAGGTCATCGCTTGTATCGTGAAGGCAGCGTCCGCTGGGTTCAGCAGGATATGCGGGATTGGAGAGTACCTGAACCAGTAGACTCCGTAATCTCCTTTTGTGACTGCATTAATTATCTGCTTGAAAAGGAAGATGTTATTCGCACGTTCCAGCGTACCTATGAGATGCTGAAGCCCGAAGGGACGTTCCTGTTTGACGTACACCACCCTGACACCTTGATTCGTTATGAAGAAGAGCAGCCTTTTGTGCTGGATGAACGCTCTGTATCCTACATTTGGACCTGTGACATGGATCGTGAACGGTGTGAGATTGAGCATCATCTGAGTATCTTCTCCCGAGTGGATAATGGCAGCAAGGACATGTACCAGCGTTTTGAAGAGGTTCACGTTCAGCGTGCATACGATCCCGATTGGATGAAGCTGGAGCTGACAAAAGCCGGGTTCAGAGATGTACGCGTATATTCAGATTTCGAGTGGAAAGAAGCTGGAGAAGGCGCACAGCGGCTTTTTTATGTCGCAGTGAAATAG
- a CDS encoding nicotinate-nucleotide adenylyltransferase, whose amino-acid sequence MKIGIMGGTFDPIHMGHLLAAEAARDSHALDEIWFMPSHVPPHKRGAGASGQQRLEMTEAAVKGVEQYEVLGIEMELGGVSYTIDTMKELWRRYPEHEFYFIIGADMVNYLPKWEQIEELAAKLTFIGVGRPGFQLHLDDLPEELQDSVLLAEMPLVDISSTAVRRRLAKGHSVRFMIPDEVHQYIVRSGLYGTKP is encoded by the coding sequence GTGAAGATTGGCATCATGGGCGGGACGTTTGATCCGATCCACATGGGACATCTGCTCGCAGCCGAAGCTGCAAGAGATTCACATGCCCTGGATGAGATCTGGTTTATGCCTTCCCATGTTCCGCCCCATAAACGTGGAGCGGGAGCTTCGGGACAGCAGCGCCTTGAGATGACTGAGGCTGCGGTAAAAGGTGTAGAACAGTATGAAGTGCTGGGCATCGAAATGGAACTCGGTGGTGTTTCCTATACGATCGATACAATGAAGGAACTGTGGCGTCGTTATCCGGAGCATGAATTTTATTTCATTATCGGAGCGGACATGGTGAACTATCTTCCGAAGTGGGAACAGATTGAAGAGCTGGCAGCGAAATTAACCTTTATCGGTGTGGGTCGGCCAGGGTTTCAGCTGCATCTGGATGACCTGCCGGAGGAACTGCAGGACAGCGTTTTGCTGGCCGAGATGCCCCTGGTGGACATTTCATCCACGGCTGTTCGCAGGAGACTCGCAAAAGGGCACTCGGTACGATTCATGATCCCTGATGAAGTGCATCAATATATTGTAAGGAGCGGTTTATATGGGACTAAGCCGTGA
- a CDS encoding AAA family ATPase: MPVRKESIQIISAVRSNLESCIMGKSFEIQLLLTALLAGGHVLIEDVPGTGKTQLIKALSKSMRGEYRRIQCNPDILPSDITGVSVFHPRDERFYFRPGPVMTNILLADEINRATTKTQSALLEVMEERSVTVDGDTYDLPHPFMLCATQNPIDFEGTYTLPEAQLDRFMLKISLGYPDKDIERTLLKQHQSGQPVDRLESVTHMDQISAIQQEIKEVFIGDPVMDYLLDVVRNTRSHPSVLLGASPRAAISFMMAVKAFAFLQERDYVLPDDVKTMAPYVLSHRIVLRPEARLDSMSSEAVLNSVLQQVRVPVSMGQ, encoded by the coding sequence ATGCCTGTGCGCAAAGAGTCGATCCAAATCATTTCAGCAGTTCGTTCTAATCTGGAATCATGCATAATGGGGAAATCCTTTGAAATTCAACTTTTGCTCACAGCTTTGCTTGCAGGCGGACACGTTCTGATTGAAGACGTACCCGGAACAGGCAAGACACAGTTGATCAAAGCATTATCGAAATCCATGCGCGGAGAATACCGCCGCATTCAATGTAATCCTGATATTTTGCCAAGTGATATTACAGGTGTATCCGTATTCCACCCGCGTGACGAGCGCTTTTATTTCCGTCCGGGTCCAGTCATGACCAACATACTTCTGGCGGATGAGATCAACAGGGCAACAACGAAGACCCAGTCAGCCCTGCTGGAAGTCATGGAAGAACGCAGTGTAACGGTTGATGGAGATACCTATGATCTGCCGCACCCGTTCATGCTCTGTGCTACACAGAATCCAATTGATTTTGAGGGAACCTATACTTTGCCGGAAGCGCAGCTCGACCGGTTTATGCTGAAAATAAGTCTGGGTTATCCGGACAAGGATATCGAGAGAACGCTACTGAAGCAGCATCAGTCAGGTCAGCCTGTGGACCGGCTGGAGTCCGTAACCCACATGGACCAGATTTCGGCGATTCAGCAGGAGATCAAAGAAGTCTTTATCGGCGATCCGGTCATGGACTACCTGCTTGATGTCGTTCGCAATACACGTTCGCATCCATCCGTGCTGCTGGGGGCCAGCCCGCGTGCGGCCATTTCATTCATGATGGCGGTGAAGGCGTTTGCCTTCCTGCAGGAACGTGATTATGTGCTCCCGGATGACGTGAAAACGATGGCACCGTATGTCCTCTCCCATCGGATTGTACTGCGTCCTGAAGCGAGACTGGACAGCATGAGCTCTGAAGCCGTACTAAATTCTGTACTTCAGCAGGTTCGTGTGCCCGTCTCCATGGGGCAATAA
- a CDS encoding YqeG family HAD IIIA-type phosphatase, with protein sequence MFKMLMPKLRVDTVFDINLEELYAQGYRGIITDLDNTLVGAKAPDATPELIEWFARVKEAGFKLIIVSNNNLNRVSLFATPLDIQFVHSARKPSNAPFRRAMKMMELTPEKTIVVGDQMLTDVYGGNRLGLYTVLVLPISIGDEGFMTRFNRRVERIALTSLRKKGLWLEEEKKK encoded by the coding sequence TTGTTTAAAATGTTAATGCCCAAGCTGCGAGTAGACACGGTTTTTGACATAAATCTGGAAGAGCTGTACGCTCAAGGCTACCGTGGAATTATAACTGACCTGGATAATACGCTTGTCGGTGCGAAAGCCCCTGATGCTACGCCGGAACTGATTGAATGGTTTGCGCGTGTGAAAGAGGCGGGTTTCAAGCTGATAATCGTGTCCAATAACAATTTGAATCGTGTATCTTTGTTTGCGACTCCGCTGGATATCCAGTTTGTGCATAGTGCACGCAAACCATCGAATGCACCGTTTCGTAGAGCAATGAAGATGATGGAGCTAACTCCAGAAAAAACGATTGTGGTAGGCGACCAGATGCTTACGGATGTATATGGAGGCAACCGACTGGGACTTTATACGGTCTTGGTACTGCCCATTTCCATTGGTGATGAAGGTTTCATGACCCGCTTCAATCGTCGCGTGGAACGGATTGCTCTAACCAGTTTACGCAAGAAAGGCTTATGGCTCGAGGAGGAAAAGAAGAAATGA